From Coleofasciculus sp. FACHB-1120, one genomic window encodes:
- a CDS encoding phage tail protein, with the protein MPTPLPPAQSSASSRSNGQNKNGTSVRELNYVTANRFYVEIQSNITACFTECQGLGVTIKAQKHHEGGVNDQQRIFLGQSEFSDVTLKRGITNDLVFWDWISKILSDVGRSQGNNLPKKERRNINILVFNPAGETMQCWTLIGAVPVAWKSASLNADSNTVAIEELTLSYEGLQVDKSRTGGSSISGGRDSLGYFA; encoded by the coding sequence ATGCCCACCCCACTGCCACCAGCACAGTCGTCTGCGTCAAGTCGTAGTAATGGACAGAATAAAAATGGTACTAGCGTCCGCGAACTGAACTACGTTACTGCTAATCGCTTTTATGTAGAAATTCAAAGTAATATTACTGCCTGTTTCACAGAATGCCAAGGATTAGGTGTCACGATAAAAGCTCAAAAACACCATGAAGGCGGTGTCAACGATCAACAGAGAATTTTTCTAGGTCAGTCAGAATTTTCAGATGTGACCCTCAAGCGTGGTATCACCAATGATTTAGTTTTTTGGGATTGGATTAGTAAAATATTAAGCGATGTTGGGCGCAGTCAAGGCAATAATCTACCGAAGAAAGAACGCCGTAACATTAATATTTTGGTATTTAACCCGGCAGGGGAAACAATGCAATGTTGGACGCTGATTGGTGCCGTCCCTGTTGCTTGGAAGTCAGCCTCATTAAATGCAGACTCCAATACGGTGGCGATTGAAGAGTTAACGCTGTCATACGAGGGTTTACAGGTTGATAAGTCACGCACTGGCGGTTCTTCAATTTCCGGTGGACGCGATAGTTTAGGATACTTCGCCTAG